One Leptospira andrefontaineae genomic window, ACAACCGATGAAAATTCCTCCAAATACTACCCAAAGCATTGCAGGCAACCATCCCCAGATCACTGCAACCGCAGGTCCTAGGATAGGAGCGAGTCCCGCGATGGAAGCATAATGGTGCCCGAATAGAACTGCGGGCTTTGTGGGTAGATAATCCACACCGTCATTGAATTTATGAGCAGGTGTATCACCCACAGTATCTTTGAGTTGGAAAATTGATTTGGATAAAAATCCCGAGTAAAACTTATAACCTAAAAAATAAAGAGTGAAACAACCGAAAACCGCGAGAAGGGGTAACATGTGGGAAAAATCTCGTTTTATGCGGCCTGGATCAAATCTTTTTTCTCGGGAAAATGAATAGACAAACTCGGTTACGGGCAGAGGGTCTAAGTATAGGTTCTCGCTTTGAACGCCCGTAGTTTCGATCAGGTCAAATCATCCTTAGAAGACGTAATCTTTGAATTACAGTCTGGGAGCAATGATTGTGAATGGTTTATTTCCTCCGAAAAACTGATCGAAATTTTAGAGATCCGCCGAGAGGATTATTTTAAACTTCTATATACCCTCAGGGGAGAAAGGGAATATTCTTCCAAAGGTTCCCAAGGTTTTACTCAAGACAATGCGGATCTTCTCGTTTTATTATTGGAGAAGGTCCTAAAAATCGAAGGCCTCGCCTACGAATTCGCAAAGGGCGGAGTATATTTCGACGATACTTATCTGGATGAGTTTCGTGCTTTCTTAAAAGAGATCGTTCTTTCCAAATTAGAAAGACATGATCTGGATAAGGAACTTCTTCTTTTACTTATATCTTCCACCAAAAAATTCGAAGACGCATTCGATTCCTATTTCGATGATAAATTCGATCTGCAAAGATTAGTAGACAACGGGATCACTGAATTTTTGGACAGAAAAGGTTTTTCGGGAGATTATGGAGCCGATGTATTCTTAAGAAATTATTTTTTCCAGATCTTAAATACAAAGTTATTCCCGATCCGACAAATCACTTCAGAGTATAGGGACAGAGCTTATTACGAAATTTTCGGAAAATTCAGGGAAGAAGAAAGAGAAAAGACTAAAAAGAAAAAATCAAACTTCCGCAAAAAATTCTCTTCTAGATCGTTCTACGAGGACGAAGATGCGGAAACAAGAGAACACAGGGAATTTTTAGGACTTTCCGAAGAATATACAAAAGCGGAATTAAAAAATAAATACAAAGAGATGATCAAAAAATATCATCCAGACGTAAACAAAAACGGCCTGGAGATGACACAAAAGATCATCGCATCCTATAATTTTTTAGTAATGAAGGATCGTTGATCAAAGTTTCACTCTTTTCTAGGTAAGATTTTCCATTGCTGGTCCGCTTTTATAATATTGCCTGGCACATCTCTTTCCCAAAATCCATGGACCTTTTCGTTATAGTTTAAATATAATTTTCCGGAGACAATTTTCCAAGCTTTAGGATTTGTTTCATACGCTTCTCCGTCTCTCATTGCATAAGCGCAATATCCTCCGTACTGAGGAGCGAAATTCTCCGGAGATTTTTTAAAAGTTTCCAGATTTTTTTCGGATGAGAATTTCCACTCTGCACCTTTCCAGCGATAACTGAATTTAGTATTTCCTTCCCTAGGTTTTGATTCAGTAAAATAAGCGACCGGATCGTAGCCGTGGATCGCTGTTTTTCCATCCTCTTTAAAGATAGGATCCACTATTTGTCTGCCTGCGCAGTCCAAAATGAGTAAAAATAAGATCGGTAAAAAATACGACTTGTTCATGTATCCTTCTTCGGATCGAATCGAAATAGGTTACATCGGAGAAAATATGTCTTCCATCGGCGTGGGCTTAAGAAAAGAACATTATCCTTATCTAAGAATGAATGAGCCTGTCAGAATTTCTTGGTTCGAAGCAATCACCGAGAATTATATGGATACACAAGGCCGTCCTTTGGAGATGTTGGAGTCCGTCCGCAAAAATTTTCCGGTAGCATTACACGGAGTTTCTTTATCCATTCTGGGCGGAAGTTTTCCGGATAAAAAATATATACAAAGATGGAAGGAACTTATCCAGAGAATAGATCCTTTTTTAATTTCGGATCATCTTTGTTGGACTGAACAATCCGGAAATTATCTGCACGACCTTTTACCCTTCCCATTCACGAACGAATTTTTACAATTTGCGATAGAGAGGGCTCAGCAAGTCCAAGAAATTTTAGGAAGAAAGATCTTATTGGAAAATGTTTCGACGTATTTGAGTTTTCCTCAGAGTGAAATGACTGAATGGGAATTTATATCCGAACTTTCCAAAAGAAGCGGGTGTGGTATTCTATTAGATATTAATAATATATACGTGAATTCATTCAACCATGGATTTTCCGCAGAGGAATATTTATGTTCTATACCTTGGGAGAATGTGGGGCAAATCCATCTTGCGGGTCATACGGATACCGGAGAATTTTTATTCGATACACATTCCAGGCCGGTTGCAAAGGAAGTTTGGGATCTATTCTCTATTTTTGCGGATAAGATCCGAGGGATCCCAATTTTATTGGAATGGGACGAGGATATTCCTAGTTTCCCGGAAATGGAAGAAGAAGCACTTAAAGCAAAATCACTTTTGGAATCAGTACCGAAATGAGACCGGAAGAATTTAGAAAAATCTTTTCGAGCGCAGTTTTAAAAAAAGAAGAAGGTCCGTTTTTGTCGGATCAGATCCTGCCTGGCGGAAAATTGGGATCAAATTCGGCGATCGCGGTCTATCAAAATGGCTATCTTGCCAGATTTACGGAAGCCTTGGGAGAAAAATACGAAGCTGTCTGGAAAGTTTTGGGCGATGAGGATTTTTTTGAAACTGCAAAAACTTTTATAGAAGATCATCCATCTCATTCTTATAATATATCTAATTATGGAGAGGATTTCCCGGATTTCTTGCGAGAAACTTTTGCAGAACATCCCATACTAGCCGAAATAGCGGACTTAGAACTTCATGTTTTTAGAATATTCCATTTGCCACAGAATGGCGTAGATCATCTGCAAAATTCACTTCCACAAAAAGAAACGGAAGATCTGAATATTATCTTTCATGAGTCGGTTCGATTTTTAGAATATTTTTATCCAGTCTATGATCTTTGGAAAACGGAAAACTCGGAAGATCTACCTCAATTTTTGGCGGAAAGGAAACAATATTTGCTCCTAGGGAAAAAAGGATCGGACTTATTCGTTTCTGAGATCGGAGAATGGGAATTTTCTTTTGGTAAATATTTGGCCGAAGGAAAAAGTATTTTGGAGTCTCTGGAAATTATAGGAAATCCCCCGAAAGGTTTGGGATCTATTTCCGAGTTCCTTTCGGGGATGAAGATAAATCGTTTGATAATAAATATTAGCTCTTAAATGTTCCTTTCTTGGATTCACATTCTTTTTTAGTAAGAGAGATCCAACCTTCTCCTTTGCAGGAATTTTTTCCGGCGCAACTATGCCCCTTTCCACCACAGTCACCTGTTCCTTTACAAGAATTGATCCCGTGGCATTCTCCTTTAGGCTCTTCTGATTTTGCCTCTTTCTTTTCTGCCATCGCTCCTGTTGTAAATAAGCCTGTTAGAGCAGCTCCGATGATCATACTTTTAGTTAGATCGTTCATATTTCATTTCTCCAAATGATGTATCTAAGCCTGATTTCTTTGGCCTGATCTGTTCCTATTTCGGTGGGAAGTGGAGAAGGTTACGTATAAAAAAGAAGAAAGAAAAGAATGTGGGAGAAGATTGGAAACATCGGGACCTTCTTTCAAAAGCCCCGATTGGATAAAATAAATTATTCTGGAAGAGCTTCGCCTTCGATGCGGATAGAAACTTCTTCTCCGAGTAAAAGTCCGCCTTTTTCCAAAGGTTTGTTCCAA contains:
- a CDS encoding DnaJ domain-containing protein; its protein translation is MNARSFDQVKSSLEDVIFELQSGSNDCEWFISSEKLIEILEIRREDYFKLLYTLRGEREYSSKGSQGFTQDNADLLVLLLEKVLKIEGLAYEFAKGGVYFDDTYLDEFRAFLKEIVLSKLERHDLDKELLLLLISSTKKFEDAFDSYFDDKFDLQRLVDNGITEFLDRKGFSGDYGADVFLRNYFFQILNTKLFPIRQITSEYRDRAYYEIFGKFREEEREKTKKKKSNFRKKFSSRSFYEDEDAETREHREFLGLSEEYTKAELKNKYKEMIKKYHPDVNKNGLEMTQKIIASYNFLVMKDR
- a CDS encoding YHS domain-containing (seleno)protein yields the protein MNKSYFLPILFLLILDCAGRQIVDPIFKEDGKTAIHGYDPVAYFTESKPREGNTKFSYRWKGAEWKFSSEKNLETFKKSPENFAPQYGGYCAYAMRDGEAYETNPKAWKIVSGKLYLNYNEKVHGFWERDVPGNIIKADQQWKILPRKE
- a CDS encoding DUF692 domain-containing protein, whose translation is MSSIGVGLRKEHYPYLRMNEPVRISWFEAITENYMDTQGRPLEMLESVRKNFPVALHGVSLSILGGSFPDKKYIQRWKELIQRIDPFLISDHLCWTEQSGNYLHDLLPFPFTNEFLQFAIERAQQVQEILGRKILLENVSTYLSFPQSEMTEWEFISELSKRSGCGILLDINNIYVNSFNHGFSAEEYLCSIPWENVGQIHLAGHTDTGEFLFDTHSRPVAKEVWDLFSIFADKIRGIPILLEWDEDIPSFPEMEEEALKAKSLLESVPK
- a CDS encoding DNA-binding domain-containing protein; translation: MRPEEFRKIFSSAVLKKEEGPFLSDQILPGGKLGSNSAIAVYQNGYLARFTEALGEKYEAVWKVLGDEDFFETAKTFIEDHPSHSYNISNYGEDFPDFLRETFAEHPILAEIADLELHVFRIFHLPQNGVDHLQNSLPQKETEDLNIIFHESVRFLEYFYPVYDLWKTENSEDLPQFLAERKQYLLLGKKGSDLFVSEIGEWEFSFGKYLAEGKSILESLEIIGNPPKGLGSISEFLSGMKINRLIINISS